ATGTACACTTTAATTTTCTAACCTATCAGTAGATGTGCACCTTCATGTACACTATTATGTATGCATGAATTTTTTTACCTATAATCTACCCTGTAAATATGACACAAATCTACATTCAAAACATCATTCACACTAATAATAAGATTAATTCAAGGTTTACTAGTAATCATACTTGTTTAAGAAATTTAAGAAACATAGTTGTCAAAAGTTTGATAAAGTTACAAACAATTTAAGAAAGTTTTAACCAGAAATCAAGTTGTTTCTATCCTACTCGCACGCTAATCTTGGTATGCTTTATCTTCTGCAATATTCTACAGTTTGGCAGGATCACCGACAGGTTTCTGCAGTAACTGATGCTACCATCTCCAATaagtatgtacacacctataaaaaTCAGATAAATCCAACTTCAAAAATTATGAAACATGCACTAGTATGCACACCCTACAAATCCAACTTCGAAGATTATAAAAACCGCGACATCCGTACTCACAAAACAGATCATATACCCATGACATAACATAttagtgtacaaatatgtacacacctacaaaaatctTACAAATCCAATAtcaatgctcacacaagaaagaTCATATTCCCGTGACATGATACAGTAGTATATAAGTTTGTACACACCTATAGAAATGGCACAACCTGACATTCAAAGCCGCATAATATATCCTATTCCCATGAGATGATACAtaggtgtacaagtatgtacGTAACTATAAAAATTTAACAAATCCAGCATGCATGCTCACACAAAACATGACATATGTCCATGACATGATACAgcagtgtacaagtatgtacacacctacagAAATGGAAAAACTCCAACATTCAAAACCACAAAACAGGTCATATTTCCCATGACATGATACAGCGGCGTACAAGTATGTACACTCCTGAAGAAATCTAACAAAAACAACATGAATGCCCACGAAATAAGCCATATTTATGCACTGTAAGCCATACATCCTTGAGTTATCATATATGTGTATCAATCTGTCCATATACCCCTGAAATAGCATGTTGTTGCGCAAATGTGTGCACAActacaataaatctaaaaaaaacaacattcataccCACATAACAATCCATAGACCCCTGAAATAGCATTACAGTGCATAAATATGTACACTACCACAATAAATATGTAAACTACCAACATTCATGCCCACAGAATAGTCCATACATCCCTGAAACAACACTTCGGTGTACAGAACTTTACACCATCACAAAAATCTAACGACATTCATACACATAGAACAGTCCATACATCCCTGAAACCGCACTGCGGTGTACAGATCTGCACACTATcacaaaaaatcaaacaaaaacgaCATTCACACACATGAAAGGCCATACATCCCTGAAACAATATGTCGGTGTACATATCCGTACACTATCATAACAAATCTAACAAAAATAACATTCATACACACGTAACAGGCAATACATCCCTGAAACATCACGTCAGTGTACAGATCTGTATACTATCACAAAAAATTTAACAAAATAGCACTCGTACACACATAACAATCCAATATATGAAAGTAGCAGATGatattacctttttttttacttgaATAAGTGTTgaatcttcttttgttgttgtttttcttctttgaaggtCTTGATTTCTCTTCAATCGCCGATTTCCTTTTAGATAATGATGGTTTTGGATCTTTTGCTACCTAATTAGATGTTCAATCTAATGCTTGTTGTCGATTTGTTCTCTTTGAAGCTCTTGATTTGTTTTAATTCATTGATTTCGATTTAGATGATGATTCTGGACTGTTTTGTCGTTGCATCTTCTTCACCATGATGTTACTGTTGCTGCGATGTTCATCCATATCTATAGTTTTGATTTGAATATCACTAATTTATGTTTCTTTTTCTCTCGGTTAAATgattattttgaagaaaaaaatcgtTTTTTTCCTTCTAGTTTTTGTTCgggaaaatatcgtttggtccttttttaggtagTCCCAAgtctgtttagtcctttcagAAATCACCCTTTCCATttagtccataattatttaaaaatattaaatggaccaaagtacccttccgtgttaattcctacttattttttgtagcagttcattatgtctgatgaactccggagttcattccttcaaatgaacacctaataaaaacctaaaaaaaaattgtttacttattttttgtagcggTTCATTTTGTCtaatgaactccggagttcattctttcaaatgaaaccaaactaaatcacacatgaaaacagagttcattctgtaAAATGAACATAACACAAAGCTTCATTATTATGACAAAAAACAGAGTTCACTCtttcaaatgaactcctaataaaacctatatgaaaccgagttcattcttcaaatgaaatcctaataaaacctataaaaccgagttcattctttcaaatgaactcctaataaaacctatatgaaaaccaagttcaaatgaactcctaataacTCAAGAtctaaaacagagttcattctttgacatgaacacacaaaaaaaccataaaaaatcagatttcattttgtttgatgaacttcgtcgtcttcatcattttTCAACATAGTTCATTCTAATcaatgaacttcatcaaaaatCATCATATTAAttatcttcaacagcagcagcaacaaacgatgatggagaagaagaaaacgatgaagaaatcaaagagtttcaAGCTACGAAcaacaacatcatcgtcttcgTCATCATATTCAAGAGCAGTAGCGGAAAACATAGAAGAAATAGCCCTAAaatcatcgtcgtcttcatcatcttcaaacagcagcaacaacaatgataaaaaaacaaaaaataaacgcaaaagcttcatcatcatcatcttcttcatcgtcttcatcatcatcaacaacaacaacagtagtagtagtagagaagaaaaaaacaaaaacatcgtctttcatcatcttcttcatcattagcagaaaaaagaatggagaaatgaaaaaaaaaacatatctcaaactaaagaagagagagaaagtgaatctgagaataagatattttctactctttttttgtatatatatggaCCCAAAAGGATATTTCTGTCCCTACAAGATAACAAATACATaatccatgacgtcaccctaagaccaaattataatttttaGGAACAAACTGTAATATATTTTtccaaaaggaccaaacagatagttgactgagtcaactggactagactctctctaatatattattcctaggactaaATGGTATTTCCGGCTAGAGTTTTGATTTGAACCTTCATTAATTTATGTTTCTTTTTCTCTCGGTTAAATgattattttgaaaaaaataaacgttttttttcttctagtttttGTTTAGGTATTGAGAAGAATAACAGTTTTAATTCGCAGCAAGTTTGGATTAAGAAAAATGtgtgaaggatattaatgtcTTTGCATCTTTTTTGGACTAATTTGTCCCTAGTTGACTCGGGTTGGAATAAACAGTACTTTTGGACtggtttttggactaaaccgtatttttccctaTGTGGAACCACTAACCCCAATAGGATTCATCAATCTTACGTCTAGGACTTAGACCGTTTGACCAGGGAGCATGTTTATTCTGGGTATGAAAAACCTTGCAAGTAAAATCCAATGAAAAAAAATTGGACAAGGAAAAAGAGCACGAATATTaatattttgaaagaaaatttaAACGTCAataagatgttgcctcgttaaaactttgtCAGGAAAatcacatgggacaaaacctgaaacgaaggaaaaagagtacaacttttgacgtaaatatggatgtTAACCCAACTATACGAGTCTTACGGAAGACAAGCATTAAAATAATAACTCTAGTCAATCTCAAAGATgagtttaagctagcataattctaattgcaaatttaagaaataaaaaaaatagaatttaTACTGCTAAAGCGTGGATTTTAGTATTTTAaaaactcttcaagagacctagAAAGTTGATATCATCAATTAATTAATCTGGATTTTTGGTTCGTACCAAAATTTTAAAAACACAGAAAGGATTATTAAACCTGATAAAATCGAGTCAATTGGCTGCatgaatataatttgaatcctacaaggattacaaatttgaatatgttccCCGACCACATAAGAGTCCTTCAAAGACTGTCACGCCAAATGTGTCTTATAAGAAGAACAATTATTAAACCAATCCTAAGGTTCGAGCGAAAAGAAAACCCTCAAATTGTTTTTAAAATGAACATATTTGTCGTATGACGCATTATGACTACACCAACCTATAGTTAGTAGGCTTGGCACttttaaggtgttaagtcttggatccaaaatTGTGTTAATCGAGAAATCAATCCAATCTAATTTGGATtatatgccaaccaatcacatacGTCGATATTCCTCTGTAGAGGGATTCACAACCACCACCATTTATTTCAATAACTATTGTAGaggaatattcaacaatatttagCTTATCACAGTCCTACGAGATTCTCAAGTATATGTGTATCTTAAAAAATATTATTCACAGAATTACTTGTACCAGTGCCCGCAGGCATTAGTCTCCTTATCTTCCCATGAGTGATATGAATTATGAGAATGTGGATCTTTTTTGATACACTCAATTGGGGCACTATCTGTGGCCTCTTATAAAATGCTACGAATTTTATAAATGTAACTTGATTTGCCTTTCCAAGAGGCATAAGCTTATTAAAagcaaaataaaatatttatgcgCTTATTTGAGATGGCAGCCTTTTTGGATTTGAtcatgatggaagagaaatgtaTGGTAGTGTATAGTCTCCCTCTAATTATGGCTGAAATATTATCATCTCATATacgaaaaaaaaaatgtagagTATTTTCCGATCAAATCAAGGACATATAGTAATAATATATTTTggattttaataataatactagtTTGACTGTAGATAATGacttcaaaatacataaaaaaatgtccttaaaaattataatttacttGATATACAAATTTAATATCAACCATGGATTTTAATAGTTACaaccaaaagcatataaaatataCTAATAAATCTCCAATGACCTGTAGTGCCGACGAGATATTCATTCACCTAAGAATGAAATTATAGAAACtttatttcatcaaaaaaataaaattttaagatatataacatatatatatatatatagtcactacaaggactaatgATTTAGGCTAACAATCCGGGTGCGTACCCTTTAATCTTTCGTGTCCTACTGAAAAATGAAACAAATCCGAACTTTGGAGAATACTACCgagaaaaaattaaaatttccaAATATCATTCAACAATGCAGCAATTTCTCGTTTACCGGTGCTTAAGGATATTTCATCCTTAAGTATTGACGTAGAAAAAGTTTGTTATAATGATGAAACCATTATCGTTACTCTCTTTGTAGAGAAAATTCACGTTGTGGTTGATGGATAGTTTCTTTTAAAAGAAACTGAAACTATTGTTTCCCATATCTCATCTTTTCAAAAGCGCATTACCAAGTCCAAGATCCCTAGCTAGAGAATAGAAATCTATACCATTGTCATGTGAAAATCATTGGTTACTTGAAAACCCGTGTTATAGATTACAGAGGATTTCTTGTAATGAATAGAAATCATTGGTTTCCTGCAAACATGTAGTCTATgccattttttttgttggaatcgACAAAAAATATCAAAGCATATTGGATAGAATTTCTTTGAAAAACCAATATCtcatcttgaaaaagcgggggtctatcaaccacactcaatatttcgcttagctccaatatactttcaagagaatcaactagacagtcagactcaatcttaggaaaagtatatccaagaattatatctcaatttattaattcaatcttcaatcaaacaaataggaattaacgagctcgattgaatataagaaataacttggacggtaccaaaaaccaaaatccaagtgtcaatcaatataatcaacaaccaaaggttggattcacaattgattgaacttacgcaacctgtgatatttcaattatataaacaaatataatgcagaaaagaaataacatagacaccagaaaatttgtttaacgtagaaactgcaaatgcaaaaaaaaaaaaaactcgagacctagtccagatttgaacacaacattgtattaagccgctacagacactagcctactccaagataacttcggaatggaatgtagttgaaccctaaccaatctcacactgatcaaggtacagttaagCTCTTTACGtctctaaatcccagcaggactctacgcacttggttcccttagatgatctcacccacaactaagagatgctacgacccaaagtcgaagacttgataaaccaatctgtatcacacagaaaagtctattgaatagataaatctgtctcccacagatatacctatgagttttgttccgtcttttgataaatcaaggtgaacatgaaccaattgatataccagacttatattcccgaagaacaacctagaaatatcaatcacctcacaataatcttaatcgtatggtagcgaaacaagatattgtggaatcacaaacgatgaaacgaagatgtttgtgactactttttatcttgcctatcggagattcaatctcgagcaaatcttagagaagatagtactcaatcatgatagaaaacagcaagatcagaacaggaaactacaaagaaaatagttgggtatggattcacaatcccaataaagtcttcaagtcgttaacctaatgggttttttgaaaaatctaaggttaaaggagaatcgactctagtcgcaactagtatcacagaagaggtgtggggattaggtttcccggttgctggagttctcccttatacagtcttcaaatcagggtttgaaatcaatgctaccttggtaacaaagcattcaatattcaccgttagatgaaaaccttgttagactcaagctaatatctttcaaccattagatcgaacttagcttgttacacatgaatgaaaagtgacttcatttagatatgagtaaccgtacctaaacatgtgcaccttgttagctcaacaatagttaactggaGTTAACCATAtggacactttcatatcaaccatattcatcttaaccataatgttagagcactgctcggtcgaactcgcaagcgttgctatctcaagcttgtttgtcaagtttagttgccaaaactatataagtcttgatttctaatctacttatatctaagtctcagattaggatagtaagtgtagttgagcttcagaTTTCATGACAtttatcgaatgaagacgaagaactactcaagggaacttgtggaacttcatcaacaaatggtatgtggagacttgaactcatctataactcaaaagtatatcttctCTATCTCATGTTTGAGACAAAAATTcatattgttatatagacttcaattatacacatttggtatttcgagccgagtttatctcgcttatatatttctcaaaatatgtgttgataagctttcactttaaccaagttcatcttttattcttgatgaaagtcaaaagatgatcatgtgaaaatctccttgtaacatcttgcatgatttgtgtcagacagtcatttgatgtagactcggaatgtttcgtattgatcattcgatcacttgaaaattgctttgaagctaatagtttgtgtgagacagctattgtcgtcttccaaggatgtttcactgattgaaatgagggtttagaacatgtaaccatgattggatataaacatagtgtgtattcacatttgcgTAGTCCGAaatcgggaaccatggtatgcgtacccgtacgcgtactggttggttgttggaagttcggaaactaagtatgcgtacccgtacgcgtacttgcgtaaccaaactcagCCTGGATACTTAGGtaatgcgtacccgtttgcatacttaagtaggttatgttctaaaatcggtttgttcatgaactaatacatttatataataaatcttttgcaaaccgtggctataatattcatgaaatgattcgagtgaatcaaaatcgattttgcttcaattgtttcttgtatacttctatgagaatataaactattgaaaaactctctagcttgtttcatttgagtcatttgaaccagttatgataaaaataaataagttgatatgaaagtgctcatatggctaaccattggttaactattggtgaaccaactaagtgtacacgtttaggtacggttacctttatctaaatgatggtacatttcatttgtgtataacaagctaagttcgatctaatggttgaaagatattagcttaaatctaatcaggttttcatctaacagtgaatattgaatgctttgttaccaaggtaacattgattgcaaaccttgatttaaagactatataaaggaaaaccgagaactctagcaactgggaaacctaatcaccacacctcttgtgtgatactagttgcgactagagtcgattctcctttaaccttaggtttttcacgaaaccttgtaggttaacgacttgaagacttcattgggattgtgatttctctatagttgcgtgttttgatcttgttgttttctatcgtgattgattactatcttatttaagatttgctcgagatttattctccgataggcaagattgaaaagtagtcacaaacatcttcgtctcatcatttgtgattccacaatatcttgtttcgttaatcgattaagattatcgtgaggtgattgataatactaggttgtttttcaggaatataagtacggtttatcaattggttcttgttcaccttgatttatcaaaaaaaagaacagaactcgtaggtatatctgtgggagacatatttatctatatgatagacgcatttatgtgtctattttgatctcgattttctatattgttagtacccatttttgtacttattttggtattttatctctttgtaggtattttgggagaaataaacatgtgcggaaaaattggctaaaagtggtatttgcgctcgtgggagaaaatcactgaaggcacccctcatttggataaggggcacctcaatacTAAGGGACACCCACTTGTTGTTTGCACCCCAGGATACCCCAAGTGTTAAAGGCAGCCGGAAGTTGGTTAGGGGCATCCCATTTTCATTTTTTGAAATtgcaaattggcgggaaatcGACTTCACAACTGCGAACTTCCCTGGAATGATTTTGAGAGGGTTTATCTCGAAGTTGGTTGGAGTTTTGGATTGGGAATGAGTTTGCACGGTGAAACAGGACGAGTAACTTAGTTATTCACAGAAAATAAACAAGTTTCCATATCTTCTCGGTGAAACAGGTGGGGAAGTTTCGGACTTTTGGTTGCGTTTAGTGCAGAGGATTTAGGAACTTctttcttggattttcttgcagGATAGGATTGATATGGGCCTGTTAGGGTCAAATAAAACAGAATACAATATTTTGGTGAATTGATCCACACTTCAACTGGTGGAAAGGTAGACGAATATATAGAGATTACATGCCTTTCTTACAAGGGTTACAGAGATGTTTTTGGCGTAACATAAGCTAGCAATTATAGAGAATGTATTTGCAATAAATCCATATCAATCTGTAGCGTAACACAAGCTAGTGATTGATACGTGATTTTCTCTTGGCAGCTGTTACCAGAAGAGCTTTGACTGAGTCTTGATGAGATGTATTCCTAACATCCCCCCTCAAGTTGTGCATGAGTGGCCGAATGCTCGACTTATCTCTGAGAAACTCAAATCTTACAGAAGCAATACCCTTTGTAAAAATGTCAGCTAGCTGatctttttaggaaataaactttACCAGTAGTCTTTTGTTTGCAACTCTTTCTCGTACAAAATGGTAATCAATTTCAATGTGTTTCATTCGTGCGTGAAAGAACGAATTTGCTGTCAGATAAGTCGCACCCAGATTGTCACACCACAATTTTGGAACTTGTACTGCAATGCCCAATTCATGCAATAGTGACTGAAGCCATATCAATTCTGATGTAGCTATGGCTATGCCTCTGTATTCAGCCTCAGTACTGGATTTAGAGACCGTTTTTTTGCTTGCATGCACTCCACGAAATAAGATTATTGCCAAAGTAGCCACTTGTTGATCTTCTATCATCTAAACTGCCAGCCCAATCAGAGTCTGAGTAGGCATGAAGTGTTGTATCCACTGAAGGACGGAAAACTAAACCATAATGCACTGTATGTTTGAGATATCGTAGGATTCTCTTAACTAGATCCCAATGCTCAACAAAAGGATTATACATATACTGACAGACTTTGTTGACTGCTACCGCAATGTCTGGTCTGGTGAGATGAAGATATTTTAAAGCTCCACAGACACTACGATACAAAGTAGGGTCCTCAAATTTCACACTTCCGTGTTTACAGATATTGGCATTTACTGAAAGAGGTGTAGATACTGGTTTAGCAGCATCCATTTTTGTTCGTTTGAGTAGATCAACTACATACTTCTGCTGACTGAGTATCACTGAAGTGTCTTGGTGGATTACTTCTATGCCTAAGAAGTAACTTAGGTTTCCCAGATCCTTTACTGCAAAGGCAGAGCTCAGATTAGTAATAATATTGATGATAAGAGCAGAGTTTTAACCTGTGATGatgatgtcatcaacgtagatgaGGACATATGTAACTACTTCCGATGCttgttgtataaatagaggaCTGTCATAAATAGAACCCTTGAATCCCAGTGCAATGAGAAAATTACTTAATTTGGAAAACCAAGTTCTCggagcttgtttcaacccataaatCGATTTGTTGAGCTTACATACATGACTAGGATAGTCAGGATTGACATATCCTGGTGGTTGCTTCATATATACGGCTTCAATTAACTCACCATGCAGAAATGCATTTTGGACATCTAATTGCTTCATCGTCCAATTTTGAGACACAACAATTGAAAGAACAAGCCTTATCGTGCTAGGCTTTATCACTGGGCTAAATGTTTCATATTAATCAAGTCCCTCACGCTGATTATATCCTTGTGCTACCAATCTGGCTTTGCGTCTGTTAATTGACCCATCAGCTTTTTCTTTGACACGAAACACCCATTTTGAGCTTAATTAGATTCATCCATTCCTCATATGGAACATAACTCCAAGTTCCGTTGCGAATGTGAGCATTAATTTCATCATCCATGGGTGGTCTCCATGTTGGATCTTTTGATGCTTCAATATAAGATGTTGGAGCAGTAATATGTGTTGTCTCTAGTGGATATTTAGTTGCTTGCAGACACAACTTGTTTACAGGCTTTCTAATACCATCTTGAGCTCGTGTGACCATATGATGCTGCTGAATTTATGGTTGAGCTTGAGAAACAGTGATATCAGCTGCTACTGATGAAGTACCAACTGTAGTATTGTATGTGGGTTGATTAATGACTGGAGATGATACTTCTGGCAGACTAGAGGACAACGGTTGATCAAttacagcttcagcttcaatggaTGACGATGCTGGTTGGACAGGTTCAAGTGATACACTAGAAGATGGAACTGATAAAACAGATGAGCTTAAGAGCTTTGTAGTGAGTGATTTCTTTGTGAGGTTAGGAGAATTTACCTGTTGCCTGGCAGCAAATGGGAAGCTTGTTTCCACAAATTTGACATGTCGAGAGATATATAGCCTGTTGGTTGAAACATGTAAGCATAAATAACCTTTGTGAGCACTActgtaccctataaaaacacatggTAAATATCTTGGTTCGAGTTTGTTTGAGACATATGGTCTAAGACATGGATAGCATAAATATCCAAAAACTCTAAGAGAGGAGAAGTCAGGAGTCTTGTTGAACAATGACTCTAAAGGAGATTTAGACTCAGTTTTTGAAGCTGGGAGTCTATTGATGAGGTAACATGCAGTTGTGAAAGCCTCAAACCAGTAGGATTTTGGCATTGAGGCATGAAAATAAGTGCTAAACCTGACTTTGTTATGTGTCTAATTCTACGTTCTGCAAGACCGTTTTGAGCTGATGTATGAGGACATGAAAATCTATGTATAACTCCTGAGCTATTTAGAAAGGCAGTGAAATTTTTAAACTCTCCCCCATTGTCTGACTGAAAAACTTTAATCTTGAGATCAGTTTGATTCTCAATGAGTTTTTTGAATTGAATGAACACAGGAAATGCATCTGATTTACGAACTTGTGGATAGATCCATGTGTAATGTGAGAAAACATTCATAAGAAGAAGATAATATCGATATCCATTTCTAGATAAGTAAGGAGATGTCCATAAATCAGACACAAGTAAGCTCAATGGCTTATCGATTACAGTACTACTATTTGGAAAGGGAAGTTTATGACTCTTTCTCACATGGCAAGAATGACAGAACTCAAACTTCTTATTGGAAACTGGAAGGGAAAATTTTTTAATGACTCGGAAAACAGTACAGAGCATTGGGTGTCCTAGACGCTGATGCCACAGTGGAATAGTGTTGGTTACTAGAGCAGCTGGAGTTGTATTGGTAATCTCTCGAACATCATCAAACATGTAGAGCCCATTCTTACTCCTGCCTTGCAACAGTGTTGTCCTGGTTTTGAGATCCTTTACATCAAAGAAATTGGAGTGAAATTCAAAATATACATTATTATCTTTGCAGAACTttgaaacagaaagaagatttgctTTTATGTCAGGCACATGAAGTATATTTTTGAGATGAAAGGATCGATTATTATGGGTAAAAGAAGCATTACCAATATTTTCAATGTGTAGAGCATTGCCATTTCCTACACGAACTTGTTCAGTTCCATCATATTCATGCCTGATGTTCAGATTGTTGAGATTTGCAGTTAAGTGATGAGTTGCTCCTGTGTCAGTCACCCAATTGTTATCAGCGGGACCACCAGGTAAAGCAAGATATACAGCTGGTTCTCCTCTTTGTGGTGCATTGTTATCTTTGCGAAACTAGCAGAAACTTGTATTATGGTTTTTGCGATTGCAAATCCGACAAGGACCTTGTCCTTGATCTCTTCTAGGCTGTCGATTGTGTTGATTTTGCTGACGAAAACCTTGATTTTGTTGAGATCGATTCTGGGGAAACCTTCCTTGCTCTTGTCTTTGATATGGTGGTGCAATAGATGAAGAGGCAATATTTTCCATTGGTTGCTGAATAGAAGCTAGTTGTTGCTC
This is a stretch of genomic DNA from Papaver somniferum cultivar HN1 chromosome 1, ASM357369v1, whole genome shotgun sequence. It encodes these proteins:
- the LOC113356018 gene encoding uncharacterized protein LOC113356018, with product MDAAKPVSTPLSVNANICKHGSVKFEDPTLYRSVCGALKYLHLTRPDIAVAVNKVCQYMYNPFVEHWDLVKRILRYLKHTVHYGLVFRPSVDTTLHAYSDSDWAGSLDDRRSTSGYFGNNLISWSACKQKNGL